Proteins encoded by one window of Arachis hypogaea cultivar Tifrunner chromosome 1, arahy.Tifrunner.gnm2.J5K5, whole genome shotgun sequence:
- the LOC112796936 gene encoding probable prolyl 4-hydroxylase 10 — MAKPRYSRFQPARKTTSSSSMILTSLLIFTFLVLILLALGFLSIPTASNHHVSKPNDLTHIAHNTLHTAEDDDGNGEHWIEVVSWEPRAFIYHNFLTKAECEYLINIAKPNMHKSSVVDSTTGKSKDSRVRTSSGTFLARGRDKVVRNIEKRIADFTFIPVEQGEGLQVLHYEVGQKYEPHYDYFLDEFNTQNGGQRIATVLMYLSDVEEGGETVFPAAKGNISSVPWWNELSECGKKGLSIKPKRGDALLFWSMKPDATLDPSSLHGGCPVIKGDKWSCTKWMRINEYKIN, encoded by the exons atggcgaAGCCAAGGTACTCGAGGTTTCAGCCTGCTCGCAAAACGACGTCCTCCTCCTCCATGATCCTCACCTCACTCCTCATCTTCACATTCCTCGTTTTGATCCTTCTGGCGCTTGGATTCCTCTCCATTCCAACCGCCTCAAACCACCACGTTTCAAAACCCAACGACCTCACTCACATCGCTCATAACACTCTCCACAC AGCCGAAGATGATGACGGCAATGGAGAGCACTGGATTGAAGTAGTTTCTTGGGAGCCTCGTGCTTTTATCTATCATAATTTTCTG ACCAAAGCAGAATGTGAATATCTAATCAATATAGCGAAGCCAAATATGCATAAGTCATCCGTTGTAGATAGTACAACTGGGAAGAGTAAAGACAGCAG AGTAAGGACAAGCTCTGGTACTTTTCTAGCCAGAGGACGTGATAAAGTTGTGAGGAATATAGAGAAGAGAATTGCTGATTTTACTTTTATACCTGTAG AGCAGGGTGAAGGACTTCAAGTTCTCCACTATGAAGTTGGACAAAAGTATGAGCCTCATTATGACTactttttggatgaatttaacaCACAGAACGGGGGCCAGCGTATAGCGACAGTACTGATGTACCT CTCAGATGTTGAAGAAGGTGGTGAGACTGTGTTCCCAGCTGCCAAGGGAAATATCAGCTCTGTGCCATGGTGGAATGAGCTTTCCGAGTGTGGAAAGAAAGGTCTTTCGATTAAGCCGAAGAGGGGGGATGCTTTGCTTTTTTGGAGCATGAAGCCTGATGCAACTTTAGACCCATCAAGTTTGCATG GTGGTTGTCCAGTGATTAAGGGTGATAAATGGTCGTGCACCAAATGGATGCGTATCAatgaatacaaaataaattaa